A single window of Deltaproteobacteria bacterium DNA harbors:
- the gap gene encoding type I glyceraldehyde-3-phosphate dehydrogenase, with the protein MAIRVGINGFGRIGRNVLRACLDERGLEFVAVNDITDARTLAHLLKYDSVHGTLGREVRAGADGLTLDGKPIRVLAERDPAKLPWKQLGVDLVLECSGLFTERDLAAKHLAAGARKVIISAPAKGADLTICMGVNERAYDPAKHAVVSNASCTTNCLAPLAKVLHESFGIRRGLMTTIHSYTNDQRILDLPHEDLRRARAAALSMIPSSTGAARAIGLVLPELNGKLDGMAVRVPTPNVSLVDLTVELEKPATEEKVNAAMREAAAGPLAGILLYCEEPLVSSDFNGTAYSSILDAKLTRVMDGTFCKVLAWYDNEWGFSSRMRDVALLVGRGLR; encoded by the coding sequence GTGGCGATCCGCGTCGGCATCAATGGCTTCGGCCGCATCGGACGGAACGTGCTCCGCGCCTGCCTCGACGAGCGCGGGCTCGAGTTCGTCGCGGTGAACGACATCACCGACGCCAGGACGCTCGCGCACCTCCTCAAGTACGACTCCGTGCACGGGACGCTCGGGAGAGAGGTGCGCGCCGGCGCGGACGGGCTCACCCTCGACGGGAAGCCGATCCGGGTGCTCGCCGAACGCGATCCTGCCAAGCTGCCCTGGAAGCAGCTCGGCGTGGACCTGGTCCTCGAGTGCAGCGGCCTCTTCACCGAGCGCGACCTGGCCGCCAAGCACCTCGCGGCGGGCGCCCGGAAGGTCATCATCTCCGCGCCCGCCAAGGGGGCGGACTTGACCATCTGCATGGGCGTGAACGAGCGCGCCTACGACCCGGCCAAGCACGCCGTCGTCTCCAACGCCTCGTGCACCACCAACTGCCTCGCCCCCCTCGCCAAGGTGCTGCACGAGTCGTTCGGCATCCGGCGCGGCCTCATGACCACCATCCACTCCTACACCAACGACCAGCGCATCCTCGACCTGCCGCACGAGGACCTCCGCCGCGCGCGGGCGGCCGCGCTCTCCATGATCCCGAGCAGCACGGGCGCCGCACGCGCCATCGGCCTCGTGCTACCCGAGCTGAACGGCAAGCTCGACGGCATGGCGGTGCGCGTGCCGACGCCGAACGTCTCGCTGGTCGATCTCACGGTCGAGCTCGAGAAGCCGGCCACCGAGGAGAAGGTGAACGCGGCCATGAGAGAGGCCGCGGCCGGGCCGCTCGCGGGTATCCTCCTCTACTGCGAGGAGCCGCTCGTCTCCTCGGACTTCAACGGCACGGCCTACTCCTCGATCCTCGACGCCAAGCTCACCCGCGTCATGGACGGCACCTTCTGCAAGGTCCTCGCCTGGTACGACAACGAGTGGGGCTTCTCCAGCCGGATGCGCGACGTCGCGCTCCTGGTGGGCCGAGGCCTCCGCTAG
- a CDS encoding phosphoglycerate kinase gives MRSLEDLDVAGKRVFVRADLNVPLEAGRITDATRIDATLPTIRYVLEHGGLPIVASHLGRPRGRPAPELSLRPVADYLRRALGVPVELAPDCIGEAVERLVAGARPGQVVVLENLRFHPGEENDDPSFAERLAHLADVYVDDAFGAAHRAHASTAGMARFFRDKAAGFLLRREVEFLQRLLAAPEQPFVTVLGGAKVSDKIGVLENLLGRVQSFCIGGAMAYTFLRAQGKPVGRSRVEADKIDLAAQTLARAGARGVRVLLPVDHLAAERAAAGATTRVVGADDFPAELLGVDIGPRTVDAFAREIAAARTALWNGPMGIFEIDAFGEGTMAIARALARSNGTTVVGGGDSVAALARAGLADAVTHVSTGGGASLEFLEGRELPGLAALEDTAPARCAEAPR, from the coding sequence GTGCGGTCGCTCGAGGACCTCGACGTCGCGGGCAAGCGCGTCTTCGTCCGCGCCGATCTGAACGTCCCCCTCGAGGCCGGACGCATCACGGACGCGACGCGCATCGACGCCACCCTACCGACGATCCGCTACGTCCTCGAGCACGGCGGCCTGCCGATCGTCGCCTCGCACCTGGGCCGCCCGCGGGGCAGGCCGGCGCCGGAGCTGTCGCTCCGTCCCGTCGCCGACTACCTGCGCCGTGCGCTCGGCGTCCCGGTCGAGCTCGCGCCCGACTGCATCGGCGAGGCGGTGGAGCGTCTCGTCGCCGGGGCGCGCCCGGGTCAGGTCGTCGTGCTCGAGAACCTCCGCTTCCACCCCGGGGAGGAGAACGACGATCCCAGCTTCGCCGAGCGGCTCGCGCATCTGGCGGACGTGTACGTCGACGACGCCTTCGGCGCCGCCCACCGGGCCCACGCCTCCACCGCCGGCATGGCACGCTTCTTCCGGGACAAGGCGGCGGGGTTCCTGCTCCGGCGGGAGGTCGAGTTCCTGCAGCGTCTCCTCGCCGCGCCCGAGCAGCCCTTCGTCACGGTCCTCGGCGGCGCCAAGGTGTCGGACAAGATCGGCGTGCTCGAGAACCTGCTCGGCCGGGTCCAGTCCTTCTGCATCGGCGGCGCCATGGCGTACACGTTCCTCCGCGCGCAGGGGAAGCCCGTCGGCCGCTCGCGCGTGGAGGCCGACAAGATCGACCTCGCCGCCCAGACGCTCGCGCGGGCCGGGGCGCGCGGGGTGCGCGTCCTCCTGCCCGTCGACCACCTCGCCGCCGAGCGCGCGGCGGCCGGTGCGACGACGCGCGTCGTCGGCGCCGACGACTTCCCCGCCGAGCTCCTCGGGGTGGACATCGGGCCGCGCACGGTCGATGCGTTCGCGCGGGAGATCGCTGCGGCGCGCACTGCCCTCTGGAACGGGCCCATGGGGATCTTCGAGATCGACGCCTTCGGCGAGGGCACCATGGCGATCGCGCGCGCGCTCGCCCGCTCGAACGGCACGACGGTCGTCGGCGGCGGCGACTCGGTGGCCGCGCTCGCGCGCGCCGGCCTGGCGGACGCCGTGACCCACGTCTCGACCGGCGGCGGCGCGTCGCTCGAGTTCCTCGAGGGGCGCGAGCTGCCCGGGCTTGCCGCGCTCGAGGACACCGCCCCGGCGCGCTGCGCGGAGGCGCCCCGATGA
- the pal gene encoding peptidoglycan-associated lipoprotein Pal, translating to MRTSSMWRVALALLLVLPLAGACKKKGPRPGEAGAGGAGLGEEGLGASGSSLERSKRGLPPEEDGILKDVHFAYDSYELDAGARDALARNLDWLRSNSRAKIELEGHCDSRGTIEYNLALGAKRAKAVKDYLVAQGIGAERVSTISYGKELPLCHEENETCWARNRRAHSVVLGQ from the coding sequence ATGAGAACGTCGAGCATGTGGCGCGTGGCGCTGGCACTGCTTCTCGTCCTTCCGCTCGCAGGCGCCTGCAAGAAGAAGGGCCCCCGGCCGGGCGAGGCCGGCGCGGGCGGCGCGGGCCTGGGCGAGGAGGGCCTCGGAGCGAGCGGCTCGAGCCTCGAGCGGAGCAAGCGGGGGCTCCCGCCCGAGGAGGACGGCATCCTGAAGGACGTTCACTTCGCCTACGACAGCTACGAGCTCGACGCGGGCGCCCGTGACGCGCTGGCCCGCAACCTCGACTGGCTGCGGAGCAACAGCCGCGCCAAGATCGAGCTCGAGGGGCACTGCGACAGCCGCGGCACCATCGAGTACAACCTGGCGCTGGGAGCCAAGCGGGCGAAGGCCGTGAAGGACTACCTGGTGGCACAGGGGATCGGCGCTGAGCGCGTCTCGACCATCAGCTACGGCAAGGAGCTGCCCCTCTGCCACGAGGAGAACGAGACCTGCTGGGCGCGCAACCGGCGGGCTCACTCGGTGGTCCTCGGCCAGTGA
- a CDS encoding RluA family pseudouridine synthase, producing the protein MVVPAGGAGVRLDRFLAGVAEVGTRSQAKRLIDAGRVRVDGVARKSAHLLGVGARLEVELPEPEPLAAEPEPLPLAVLYEDADLLAVDKPPGMVVHPAPGARRGTVVNALAHRLGTLAGVGRPDRPGIVHRLDRDTSGVLLVARTAPALEALARQFRTRTVQKVYLAVVRGHLGPVSGTIDRAVGRHPRERKRMSVHSRRGRAALTRWTALERFPGATLMRLEPETGRTHQLRVHLAAVGHPIVGDRVYGPRHAGRTAGGLAFPRQALHAAEIRFDHPSSGARMVVRAPLPPDLEQLLAGLRQAGSSTAKSSRSA; encoded by the coding sequence CTGGTCGTACCCGCCGGCGGGGCGGGCGTGCGCCTCGATCGCTTCCTGGCGGGGGTAGCGGAGGTGGGGACGCGGTCGCAGGCGAAACGGTTGATCGACGCGGGGCGCGTGCGCGTCGACGGGGTGGCCCGCAAGAGCGCCCACCTTCTCGGCGTCGGCGCACGGCTGGAGGTCGAGCTGCCCGAGCCCGAGCCGCTGGCGGCGGAGCCAGAGCCGCTCCCCCTTGCCGTCCTCTACGAGGACGCCGACCTGCTCGCCGTCGACAAGCCGCCCGGCATGGTCGTGCACCCCGCGCCGGGCGCCCGGCGCGGCACGGTCGTGAACGCGCTCGCCCACCGGCTCGGCACCCTGGCGGGCGTCGGCCGCCCCGATCGGCCCGGCATCGTGCACCGTCTCGACCGCGACACCTCGGGGGTGCTGCTGGTGGCGCGCACGGCGCCGGCGCTCGAGGCCCTCGCGCGGCAGTTCCGCACGCGGACCGTCCAGAAGGTCTACCTCGCCGTGGTCCGGGGTCACCTCGGCCCGGTGAGCGGCACCATCGACCGGGCCGTGGGCCGGCATCCACGTGAACGCAAGCGCATGAGCGTGCACAGCCGCCGCGGGCGCGCCGCGCTCACACGCTGGACGGCGCTCGAACGCTTCCCGGGCGCGACCCTGATGCGCCTCGAGCCCGAGACCGGTCGCACCCATCAGCTGCGCGTCCACCTCGCGGCGGTGGGCCATCCGATCGTCGGCGACCGGGTCTACGGACCGCGGCACGCGGGGCGGACCGCGGGGGGGCTCGCCTTCCCGCGCCAGGCCCTCCACGCCGCCGAGATCCGCTTCGACCACCCCTCGAGCGGGGCCCGCATGGTGGTCCGTGCCCCGCTTCCGCCAGACTTGGAGCAGCTCCTCGCTGGGCTGCGCCAAGCCGGCAGCAGCACGGCGAAATCGAGCCGTTCCGCTTGA
- a CDS encoding bifunctional riboflavin kinase/FAD synthetase, with product MRVVRHLARRPERLPGSVLTLGNFDGAHLGHQAIVRRAVARAREAKGLAVALTFEPHPVAVLTPARAPLMLQTLHDRLASLAGLGVDVTVIQRFTRAFAALDPEAFVRDFLLRHLELEHVVVGYNVNFGRDRAGTSETLRTLGARLGFQVEVVGPVKAAGDGEQVSSTRLRALLQAGDMPSARALLGRPYTLRGRVVAGDRRGRTLGFPTANLHLRAGLLLPPDGVYAVGVEVDGRMREAVLNVGVRPTFAGRQRTVEVHLLDFSGDLYRRWLVVEVIERLRGEEAFGGPEALRAAIARDVARARRVLGGGS from the coding sequence ATGCGCGTCGTCCGCCACCTCGCGCGCCGACCCGAGCGGCTTCCCGGCAGCGTCCTCACGCTCGGCAACTTCGACGGAGCGCATCTGGGCCACCAGGCGATCGTGCGCCGCGCGGTGGCGCGCGCGCGGGAGGCGAAAGGTCTGGCGGTGGCCCTCACCTTCGAGCCGCACCCGGTCGCGGTCCTGACGCCCGCGCGCGCGCCGCTCATGCTCCAGACCCTGCACGATCGCCTGGCGAGCCTGGCCGGCCTGGGCGTCGACGTGACCGTCATCCAACGCTTCACGCGAGCGTTCGCCGCGCTCGACCCGGAGGCCTTCGTGCGCGACTTCCTGCTCCGCCATCTCGAGCTCGAGCACGTCGTGGTCGGCTACAACGTTAACTTCGGGCGCGACCGGGCCGGCACCAGCGAGACGCTGCGCACGCTCGGCGCACGCCTGGGGTTCCAGGTCGAGGTGGTGGGCCCGGTCAAGGCGGCGGGCGACGGCGAGCAGGTGAGCAGCACGCGGCTCCGCGCACTGCTCCAGGCGGGCGACATGCCGAGCGCGCGGGCGCTCCTCGGCCGGCCCTACACGCTCCGCGGCCGGGTGGTGGCGGGCGATCGCCGCGGGCGGACGCTCGGCTTCCCCACCGCAAACCTGCACCTCCGCGCTGGCCTCCTCTTGCCGCCGGACGGCGTGTACGCGGTCGGCGTCGAGGTCGACGGGCGTATGCGCGAGGCCGTCCTCAACGTCGGGGTGCGACCGACCTTCGCCGGCCGGCAGCGGACGGTCGAGGTCCATCTGCTCGACTTCAGCGGCGACCTCTACCGGCGCTGGCTGGTGGTCGAGGTGATCGAGCGCCTGCGCGGCGAGGAGGCGTTCGGCGGGCCCGAGGCGCTGCGGGCGGCGATCGCGCGCGACGTCGCGCGGGCGCGGCGGGTGCTGGGCGGGGGGTCGTGA
- a CDS encoding triose-phosphate isomerase — protein sequence MTRTPLIAGNWKMHGARAEAVALASALAKSVGRVRGREVVIAPPFTALEAVRPALAGTDIRLAGQNVHWEPKGAYTGEIAVAMLRESGCTHVIVGHSERRQHFGETNETVNRRLHACLGAGLVPIVCVGETLAEREAEATSAVIARQVESALAGVRSEQLASCVIAYEPVWAIGTGRTATPGQVQEVHHAIRRQLVGLASATTAERVRVVYGGSVKPDNIDALMAEPDIDGALVGGASLDAAAFTRIVQYQ from the coding sequence ATGACCCGCACGCCGCTCATCGCCGGCAACTGGAAGATGCACGGTGCGCGCGCCGAGGCGGTCGCGCTGGCGAGCGCGCTCGCCAAGAGCGTCGGCCGTGTGCGCGGGCGCGAGGTCGTGATCGCGCCTCCCTTCACGGCCCTCGAAGCAGTGCGGCCGGCGCTCGCGGGGACGGACATCCGCCTCGCCGGTCAGAACGTCCACTGGGAGCCGAAGGGCGCCTACACGGGCGAGATCGCGGTCGCCATGCTGCGCGAGAGCGGCTGCACCCACGTCATCGTCGGGCACTCCGAGCGCCGGCAGCACTTCGGCGAGACCAACGAGACCGTGAACCGCCGCCTGCACGCCTGCCTCGGCGCCGGCCTCGTCCCGATCGTGTGCGTGGGCGAGACGCTGGCGGAGCGCGAGGCGGAGGCGACCTCGGCGGTGATCGCACGGCAGGTGGAGAGCGCGCTCGCCGGCGTGCGCTCCGAGCAGCTCGCGAGCTGCGTCATCGCCTACGAGCCGGTGTGGGCGATCGGCACCGGGCGCACCGCAACCCCGGGACAGGTCCAGGAGGTCCACCATGCCATTCGCCGGCAGCTGGTGGGCCTCGCCTCGGCCACCACCGCGGAGCGCGTACGGGTCGTCTACGGCGGGAGCGTCAAGCCGGACAACATCGACGCGCTCATGGCGGAGCCCGACATCGACGGCGCCCTCGTCGGCGGGGCGAGCCTTGACGCCGCCGCCTTCACGCGTATCGTGCAGTACCAGTAG
- the tolB gene encoding Tol-Pal system beta propeller repeat protein TolB: MRTMRGVAALAVLAVALGGPSLAAAVVTGQIFGPGSESFPIAVVPLKNLGGDTGGELGTRFSQVLSRDLDLSGYFRLLDPKTFIENPQTSGITAGEIDFVGWASLGAQALVKGGVTTGGDTVTVEVRLFDVPGRHDVPQVSRRYSGPRADLPRMAHRTADAILEFLTGERGPFDSAIALVSARGGRLKDVYRFTFDQDEPVKVTDERSLVVTPRWRPDARAILFTSYRQHFPHLFQIELASRQVTRVVPGPGVVLDGAWSPDGSKLLVTREEGGNSNIYLLDRGGQMIKRLTDHWAIDVAPMWAPDGRRLAFCSGRAGSPQVYVMNVDGSGLMRVSSTGSYNTSPAWSPKGDRLAWATRGPGGFQIVVAAPDGSGAQSITSAGSNENPSWAPDGRYLVFSSTRAGRAHLFLADRDGKTQKQLTRGAGDDTSPAWSPRLD; encoded by the coding sequence ATGAGGACGATGAGGGGGGTCGCCGCACTCGCGGTGCTCGCCGTGGCGCTCGGCGGCCCGTCGCTGGCGGCCGCGGTGGTGACGGGACAGATCTTCGGGCCGGGAAGCGAGTCGTTCCCGATCGCGGTCGTGCCGCTCAAGAACCTGGGTGGCGACACGGGCGGCGAGCTCGGCACGCGCTTTTCCCAGGTGCTGTCGCGGGACCTCGACCTCTCCGGCTACTTCCGCCTCCTCGATCCGAAGACCTTCATCGAGAATCCGCAGACGTCCGGCATCACGGCCGGCGAGATCGATTTCGTCGGCTGGGCCTCGCTCGGGGCGCAGGCGCTGGTGAAGGGGGGCGTCACGACGGGCGGCGACACGGTCACGGTCGAGGTCCGCCTCTTCGACGTGCCGGGGCGCCACGACGTGCCGCAGGTGAGCCGGCGCTACAGCGGCCCGCGCGCCGACCTGCCCCGCATGGCGCACAGGACCGCCGACGCGATCCTCGAGTTCCTGACCGGCGAGCGCGGCCCCTTCGACTCGGCGATCGCGTTGGTCAGCGCGCGCGGCGGCCGCCTGAAGGACGTCTACCGCTTCACCTTCGATCAGGACGAGCCGGTGAAGGTGACCGACGAGCGCTCCCTGGTCGTGACCCCGCGCTGGCGTCCGGACGCGCGCGCCATCCTCTTCACCTCGTATCGCCAGCACTTCCCGCACCTCTTCCAGATCGAGCTGGCGAGCCGCCAGGTGACGCGCGTCGTGCCGGGCCCCGGCGTGGTGCTGGACGGCGCCTGGTCGCCCGACGGCTCGAAGCTCCTGGTCACGCGCGAGGAGGGCGGCAACTCCAACATCTACCTCCTCGACCGCGGCGGGCAGATGATCAAGCGGCTCACCGATCACTGGGCCATCGACGTGGCGCCGATGTGGGCGCCCGACGGGCGGCGCCTCGCCTTCTGCTCGGGGCGGGCGGGGTCGCCGCAGGTCTACGTGATGAACGTCGACGGCAGCGGGCTCATGCGCGTGTCGTCGACGGGAAGCTACAACACCTCCCCCGCCTGGTCACCCAAAGGCGATCGCCTCGCCTGGGCGACGCGCGGGCCGGGCGGCTTCCAGATCGTCGTCGCTGCCCCCGACGGGAGCGGTGCCCAGAGCATCACCTCCGCCGGGAGCAACGAGAACCCGTCGTGGGCGCCCGACGGCCGCTACCTCGTCTTCTCCTCCACGCGCGCCGGCCGCGCGCACCTCTTCCTCGCCGACCGGGACGGCAAGACGCAGAAACAATTGACCCGCGGTGCGGGTGATGATACCTCGCCTGCCTGGTCGCCGCGGCTGGACTGA
- a CDS encoding tetratricopeptide repeat protein — protein MTARPTRGAALALLLLAGCATRAELVQQDRELRGILQDQRRQMQEVQKEIERLRADLEEGHPRRPGGGAPSEDRLTALEQRLSELERATGSGSPPPAATAPPATPPAATASAPPAGARPPAAAGDDEWRQEIAREQKAAGTVNAPERTEYLTLLDGLARQDCARTVPQLNGFAANHKDSSLADNALYWAARCYALRGDQNQAVTKFYDVVTKYPKGDKAPSALWAQGNLFVGMGDSPDARLAFAKLIRDYPSSEEAARARQKLSELEN, from the coding sequence GTGACCGCGCGCCCGACACGCGGGGCCGCGCTCGCGCTGCTGTTGCTCGCCGGCTGCGCGACCCGCGCCGAGCTGGTGCAGCAGGACCGCGAGCTGCGCGGGATCCTCCAGGACCAGCGGAGGCAGATGCAGGAGGTGCAGAAGGAGATCGAGCGCCTGCGTGCGGACCTGGAGGAAGGGCATCCCCGCCGTCCGGGCGGTGGGGCGCCGAGCGAGGATCGGCTGACTGCGCTCGAGCAGCGCTTGAGCGAGCTCGAGCGCGCGACCGGCAGCGGCAGCCCGCCTCCCGCCGCGACGGCGCCGCCCGCCACGCCGCCTGCGGCCACCGCCAGCGCGCCGCCCGCGGGCGCGCGCCCACCCGCCGCCGCGGGCGACGACGAGTGGCGGCAGGAGATCGCGCGCGAGCAGAAGGCGGCGGGCACCGTCAACGCCCCCGAGCGCACCGAGTACCTGACCTTGCTCGACGGTCTTGCGCGCCAGGACTGCGCGCGCACGGTGCCGCAGCTGAACGGCTTCGCCGCCAACCACAAGGACTCGTCGCTCGCCGACAACGCGCTCTACTGGGCGGCGCGCTGCTATGCGCTGCGCGGCGACCAGAACCAGGCGGTCACGAAGTTCTACGACGTGGTGACCAAGTACCCGAAGGGCGACAAGGCCCCGTCCGCGCTCTGGGCGCAGGGCAACCTGTTCGTCGGGATGGGCGACTCCCCCGATGCCCGCCTCGCGTTTGCTAAGCTGATCCGCGACTACCCGAGCTCGGAGGAGGCGGCGCGCGCGCGGCAGAAGCTGAGCGAGCTGGAGAATTAA
- a CDS encoding TonB C-terminal domain-containing protein translates to MAASRPLRLAPEWDDRFARMIGLSALGHALVVAAAVLLAGHVGTRPLPMVAYTVELTDPSAVGGRLPPGAPGRDLSGGPAGPPASPPKAEPAEPPPPPPKAEPAEPAKPPEPKPEPKPVAAEETTVHIPEKPKPPEPPKPEAKPPEPKPEAKPPEPPKPQAKAQEPARSPEPPKAEAKKPEPPKPSPAKPPEPPKTTASSAGSPGGREEATPRDAYSAAAERWRQRSGGGVGGNDAGSGPIGSGGEGKGGGGQLVGLEFIAYRQQVINTIKAQWTNVIARPGLVAAVRFEIAPDGQVSDIRLAQSSGNPAYDGSALRAVQHVRQLPPPPARYASEFREFVIEFHSEESGGRGAG, encoded by the coding sequence ATGGCGGCCTCGCGCCCGCTCCGGCTGGCGCCCGAGTGGGACGATCGCTTCGCCCGCATGATCGGCCTCTCGGCCCTGGGTCATGCGCTCGTCGTGGCGGCGGCCGTCCTCCTCGCCGGCCACGTCGGGACCCGCCCGTTGCCGATGGTCGCGTACACGGTCGAGCTGACAGATCCGAGCGCCGTCGGCGGTCGGCTGCCGCCGGGCGCCCCGGGGCGGGATCTCTCGGGCGGACCCGCCGGGCCGCCCGCGTCGCCGCCGAAGGCCGAGCCTGCCGAGCCGCCCCCGCCACCCCCGAAGGCCGAGCCCGCCGAGCCGGCGAAGCCGCCTGAGCCCAAGCCGGAGCCGAAGCCGGTCGCCGCCGAGGAAACGACGGTCCACATCCCCGAGAAGCCGAAGCCGCCGGAGCCGCCGAAACCCGAAGCGAAGCCGCCGGAGCCAAAGCCCGAGGCGAAGCCCCCGGAGCCGCCGAAGCCCCAGGCCAAGGCCCAGGAGCCAGCAAGGTCACCCGAGCCGCCGAAGGCGGAGGCGAAGAAGCCGGAGCCGCCCAAGCCGTCACCGGCGAAACCGCCCGAGCCGCCGAAGACGACGGCCTCCAGCGCCGGCAGCCCGGGCGGCAGGGAGGAGGCCACCCCCCGCGACGCGTACTCCGCGGCCGCAGAGCGCTGGCGCCAGCGCTCCGGGGGCGGCGTCGGCGGCAACGACGCCGGTTCCGGCCCGATCGGCAGCGGCGGCGAGGGAAAGGGCGGCGGCGGTCAGCTCGTCGGCCTCGAGTTCATCGCCTACCGCCAGCAGGTCATCAACACGATCAAGGCACAGTGGACGAACGTCATCGCGCGCCCGGGCCTGGTCGCCGCGGTGCGCTTTGAGATCGCGCCCGACGGCCAGGTGAGCGACATCCGGCTCGCGCAGAGCTCCGGCAACCCGGCGTACGACGGCTCCGCCCTGCGCGCCGTCCAGCACGTCCGCCAGCTGCCGCCGCCGCCGGCACGCTACGCGAGCGAGTTCCGCGAGTTCGTGATCGAGTTCCACTCCGAGGAGAGTGGAGGGCGGGGGGCAGGATGA
- the tolR gene encoding protein TolR produces the protein MTFDQGSSANDAISQINVTPLVDVMLVLLIIFMVTAPILQQGVSVDLPKVAAGPLTGQEEQLVVNVGKTGQLFLNDTPMTPEQLTAKLAAIAAARPDRQLYVRADQAVPYGQVMRVMGAVHDAGLTRVGLVTEPPPERRR, from the coding sequence ATGACTTTCGACCAGGGCTCGTCCGCCAACGACGCGATCTCGCAGATCAACGTCACGCCGCTCGTCGACGTGATGCTGGTGCTGCTCATCATCTTCATGGTGACGGCGCCGATCCTCCAGCAGGGCGTGTCGGTCGACCTGCCGAAGGTGGCAGCGGGACCGCTCACCGGGCAGGAGGAGCAGCTGGTCGTGAACGTCGGGAAGACGGGGCAGCTCTTCCTGAACGACACGCCCATGACGCCCGAGCAGCTCACGGCCAAGCTCGCCGCGATCGCGGCGGCGCGCCCCGACCGCCAGCTCTACGTGCGCGCCGATCAGGCCGTGCCGTACGGTCAGGTGATGCGCGTCATGGGGGCGGTGCACGACGCTGGCCTGACGCGCGTCGGGCTGGTGACCGAGCCGCCCCCGGAGCGGCGGCGGTAG
- a CDS encoding Tol-Pal system subunit TolQ codes for MIVGSGPVVRAVLVILVAFSVGCWGIALAKSVEMRRARRQSGRFIDIFWDAKNLAAIQAASVDLKESPVAQVFRGGYQELQRTTKAKRGNPGGDEEASEFGGIENVQRAMVRARTQEVTRLERGLTFLATTASTAPFIGLFGTVWGIMTAFRGLSVTTSSSIQAVAPGIAEALVATAVGLAAAIPAVVMYNRFARQVRVLTAEMDTFASEFLNIAGRHFFK; via the coding sequence ATGATCGTCGGCTCGGGCCCCGTGGTGCGTGCGGTGCTCGTCATCCTGGTCGCTTTCTCGGTCGGCTGCTGGGGGATCGCGCTCGCCAAGAGCGTGGAGATGCGGCGCGCGCGGCGGCAGTCGGGGAGGTTCATCGACATCTTCTGGGACGCCAAGAACCTCGCCGCCATCCAGGCCGCGAGCGTCGACCTGAAGGAGAGCCCGGTGGCCCAGGTGTTCCGCGGCGGCTACCAGGAGCTGCAGCGGACCACCAAGGCGAAGCGCGGCAATCCCGGTGGCGACGAGGAGGCGAGCGAGTTCGGCGGCATCGAGAACGTGCAACGCGCCATGGTGCGGGCGCGCACCCAGGAGGTGACCCGCCTCGAGCGCGGGCTCACGTTCCTCGCCACCACCGCGAGCACGGCGCCCTTCATCGGCCTCTTCGGCACCGTGTGGGGCATCATGACCGCGTTCCGCGGCCTCTCGGTCACCACCAGCTCGAGCATCCAGGCGGTGGCGCCCGGCATCGCGGAGGCGCTGGTGGCTACCGCCGTTGGGCTCGCGGCTGCCATCCCCGCGGTCGTGATGTACAACCGCTTCGCGCGCCAGGTGCGCGTGCTCACGGCCGAGATGGACACCTTCGCGTCCGAATTTCTCAACATCGCCGGGCGCCATTTCTTCAAATGA